Proteins found in one Bremerella volcania genomic segment:
- a CDS encoding AAA family ATPase, whose product MMRLPAGDSVVEMIELARHADQPVLLAGRHGVGKSSLFEEAARRQGIDIIVRDLSLMEPVDLIGIPRINDDGRTEYHPPSFLPCKGEGLLVIEELNRCPRYVQVPCLQLLTDRRLNDYALPPGWLPCAAINDGEQYLVDELDDALTSRFVQVRIEPDSTAWATWARHPGNVHDKIVDFVEQSPGVFDDPQSNPRAWTYASNLLKSWEELRSGDDALAVALAGVVGETWAVAFLEYYGTNAARPLQPQEITEDYLTHRGQFLNWINDTRLDLVSASLDSLQKHLQRQRDYEAVAHDPEAKRNVEQFLFDLPPDLRRLARGWLKDRGFHELKVPRKSRL is encoded by the coding sequence ATGATGAGGTTACCGGCAGGAGATTCCGTTGTTGAAATGATCGAGTTGGCGCGCCATGCAGATCAGCCGGTGCTGTTGGCGGGACGACACGGCGTCGGCAAGAGCAGCCTGTTCGAGGAAGCGGCTCGACGGCAAGGAATCGATATCATCGTTCGCGACTTGTCGTTGATGGAACCAGTCGACCTGATCGGCATCCCCAGAATCAATGATGATGGCCGTACCGAATATCACCCACCGTCGTTTCTGCCGTGCAAAGGTGAGGGGCTGCTGGTGATTGAAGAACTCAATCGCTGCCCGCGATACGTCCAAGTGCCGTGTTTGCAGTTGTTAACCGACCGGCGGCTAAACGACTACGCCTTGCCGCCGGGCTGGTTGCCGTGCGCTGCAATCAATGACGGCGAGCAGTATCTCGTCGATGAATTGGACGACGCTCTGACGTCGCGATTCGTTCAGGTGCGCATCGAACCAGACTCAACCGCCTGGGCCACTTGGGCACGGCATCCCGGGAATGTTCACGACAAGATTGTTGATTTCGTTGAGCAGAGCCCAGGAGTCTTTGACGATCCCCAATCCAATCCGAGGGCTTGGACGTACGCAAGCAACCTTCTCAAGAGCTGGGAGGAACTGCGCTCTGGTGACGATGCACTGGCAGTTGCGCTTGCCGGCGTAGTCGGCGAGACCTGGGCGGTGGCCTTCCTTGAGTATTACGGCACAAACGCGGCACGACCGCTTCAGCCGCAGGAAATCACGGAAGATTACCTGACACATCGAGGCCAGTTCTTGAACTGGATCAATGACACACGATTGGACTTGGTTTCGGCCTCGCTCGATAGTTTGCAAAAGCACCTCCAACGGCAGCGGGATTACGAAGCCGTGGCCCACGATCCAGAAGCGAAACGGAACGTCGAGCAGTTCCTGTTCGACTTGCCGCCGGATCTGCGCAGATTGGCGCGGGGCTGGCTGAAGGATCGCGGCTTTCACGAACTCAAAGTGCCTCGGAAGTCGCGATTATGA
- a CDS encoding S1C family serine protease, with protein MRKLPWTSLMLFLAVTVVSSQTAFAQELKKQSDATSPKQARAAYLGIAVESLHPALVTHLPKTLVDGQGVLVAQVVPDSPAAEAGLKSHDILVSYGDQKLFSPEQLVKLVHADRAGNKIKVGIVRDGKLESHTLTLGTQPERVAQRPAAPSHWWQRLPHIPWHLRAPGEKEKQKEDAGDWTSFDSLTLRKLDDNHYRAEIEYLAKNGKKEHHKFEGTRDEIKGQIKAEKDLPDNEKEHLLRGLDMHEPVIPDFRYGPPFDWDPFRDFDF; from the coding sequence ATGAGAAAGCTACCATGGACGAGTCTGATGCTGTTTCTGGCAGTGACGGTCGTATCTTCGCAGACGGCCTTCGCCCAGGAACTGAAGAAACAAAGCGACGCCACGTCCCCCAAACAGGCACGCGCTGCCTACCTGGGCATCGCGGTCGAATCGCTGCACCCGGCGCTAGTAACTCATTTGCCCAAAACACTAGTTGACGGTCAGGGCGTTCTCGTGGCCCAAGTCGTGCCGGATTCGCCAGCGGCGGAAGCCGGGCTCAAGTCGCACGACATCCTGGTCAGTTACGGCGACCAAAAGCTGTTCTCGCCCGAGCAGCTTGTGAAGCTCGTCCATGCCGACAGGGCCGGAAACAAGATAAAGGTGGGCATCGTCCGCGACGGCAAGTTGGAGTCGCACACACTGACACTCGGCACGCAGCCCGAACGGGTGGCTCAACGACCAGCCGCGCCGAGTCACTGGTGGCAGCGTTTGCCGCACATCCCTTGGCACCTGCGAGCGCCGGGCGAAAAAGAGAAACAGAAGGAAGACGCAGGCGACTGGACGAGCTTCGATTCACTCACGCTTAGAAAACTTGACGACAACCACTATCGCGCGGAAATCGAATATCTGGCCAAGAACGGAAAGAAAGAACACCATAAATTTGAGGGCACGCGCGATGAGATCAAAGGCCAGATCAAAGCCGAGAAAGATCTGCCGGACAACGAAAAAGAGCATCTACTCCGTGGCTTGGACATGCACGAGCCCGTAATACCTGACTTCCGGTACGGACCGCCGTTTGATTGGGATCCCTTCCGCGACTTCGACTTTTGA
- a CDS encoding coiled-coil domain-containing protein — translation MPKLRRIRLVSVGHDSARFEDVTLDLTDHQECPTNSILWLRNGGGKTSLLSLLFASIRPSKIDFLGKRAEGKIRRIEDYVGPRDQSVVVCEWELDDDGGRLFDDDRPRYLSGFFYQRKSGGDGETTRDIDPAYFATKVSDTEVQLTLDGLPLQVEVCGSNGQPRRRRTLAGFRRRWRQLQHDYPDHDVFIHDRQKEFAKELADRGIDPQVFFYQIRMNEREGGVSERFSFSESEDFVDFLLEMTFDPQQAQQVKEQLSTFRHELLERNEQLKPERELCLALIEQLRKMSQVRNQRVDTAKDVARSKARLDLLQQWVKTQITNNLAEVEEHRSKEAEIRAETREAEEESSAALRRAAVLNEIARSRILATLESEYAAQETKMRAAERLKNIWQAAVPLSRLQNFTKEANHCREQLARLKKELEPDHQQLVTMCTEYANAIDFRREQVSRERETLLQNAKRHKLRAEQLQKEGSESGERAARSETLAAQLSEKIEEAERELKRLRDESVLHDGETVDSASGRITESVKNTRNEVDAKKATIEDFDSDRRQQEVYKQKREHDRVRFDKAHALLKADFTRGLEAKAKLEADDAFLRLLQASSVNVDISATKAISKADDELPRVHQAILDLEVASVEDKRNIFGLDDTGFLPASRDVQSLLDRLKQTGITCYSGWQYLAVNFPVSSIRERIAEFPHIASGIVVADKDFERVAEISNANAADSGLPCLTAPVAVAPVSTLKDEGLANWRVFGPQSDAYFNPQSADNERKRLSEIVDARNDEIAESKRWYDDLNKLAGRLRDFRQHYPRGWFNEIEQKLNAQQSQIDDCTTDIARATESVETLTIQIQDNEERLQTALDEVAAYERQLSRCDQYQSQYGLKLGHWREDLDLQKNQTREHRERSQTKLDQSKLARDQAEAVQEEAHVKSLAISKLEEQLLDANYVDSERRAAVAGDIEQLKTDFEQLRAGYEGRLNEQGLLALAERADKAAAAENKELERVLGKFAEISKTDVSEELAKRPAGVSVDEQKENAERAYDDSTRQLGPMKRKVDTACEKQKAAQDELVELEKTGPLPSLSPEGTDDEILVNSERLRKESVEQSRWLEALREELVAIGSTLQNLEHRNESLGKDLTNIRTIADAQATVLERLTAILPDGEPDAQPVLLIKADEDVARMSGEIASTLQEGREKCEHLDRQREDIAKRIHRASSESRFEQIRDSVSVRFKSRHASALEQNADSDIVQIEERIFHIEENLKTAEKQMQIVVDVILGAANEGLDLLGRVSRMSRLPDSLPQAGKRFMEITTKASDNPAERRAKIRDLVDELLEQGEVGEGISLIQKAVRRIGSPIRVRVLHPDLHQSRPRFDIHDLGLFSGGEKLTVAILLYCTLIRLRQQEGYGKSSSSVLVLDNPIGTASRITFLDMQREVAQAMNVQLVYATAVKDLDAVGCLENIIRLRNSRIDRRTGKRMVEVDANGDGETSTQTITTARVSFDSPPSSLPKHEVETGDESLED, via the coding sequence ATGCCTAAGCTACGGCGCATACGGCTGGTTTCCGTTGGCCACGACAGCGCCCGGTTCGAAGACGTGACGCTCGACTTGACGGATCACCAAGAATGCCCAACAAACTCGATTCTATGGTTGCGAAACGGTGGCGGCAAAACATCATTGCTTAGCTTGTTATTTGCGAGCATCAGGCCAAGCAAGATCGACTTTCTTGGAAAGAGGGCTGAGGGGAAGATACGACGGATCGAGGACTACGTCGGGCCACGTGACCAAAGCGTCGTCGTATGTGAATGGGAACTCGACGACGATGGCGGCAGGCTGTTTGACGACGATCGCCCACGCTATCTCAGCGGCTTCTTCTATCAACGAAAATCCGGGGGTGATGGCGAGACAACTCGAGACATCGATCCCGCCTACTTTGCGACCAAGGTGTCCGACACTGAAGTTCAGTTGACGCTCGACGGTCTGCCGTTACAGGTCGAGGTTTGCGGATCTAATGGGCAGCCGCGCCGGCGCAGGACGCTAGCGGGCTTTCGTCGACGTTGGCGGCAACTCCAGCATGACTATCCGGATCACGATGTCTTCATTCACGACCGCCAAAAGGAATTTGCCAAGGAACTCGCCGATCGGGGAATTGATCCGCAGGTGTTCTTCTACCAGATCCGAATGAACGAACGGGAGGGCGGTGTTTCGGAACGATTCTCGTTCTCCGAGTCTGAGGATTTCGTCGATTTCCTGCTGGAAATGACATTTGATCCGCAACAGGCACAGCAGGTCAAAGAGCAGCTGTCGACATTTCGCCATGAGCTTCTCGAGCGCAATGAACAGCTCAAGCCCGAACGGGAATTGTGCCTTGCATTGATCGAGCAACTCAGAAAGATGTCGCAAGTCCGCAACCAGCGTGTTGACACGGCAAAAGATGTGGCACGCTCAAAGGCGCGGCTTGATCTCCTGCAGCAATGGGTCAAAACACAAATCACAAACAACTTAGCTGAGGTTGAGGAACATCGATCAAAGGAAGCTGAGATCCGCGCTGAGACGCGCGAGGCCGAAGAGGAATCAAGTGCTGCGCTGCGTAGAGCTGCGGTGCTAAACGAAATCGCGCGCTCTCGCATTCTTGCCACACTTGAATCGGAGTACGCGGCACAAGAAACCAAGATGCGCGCGGCAGAGCGTCTGAAAAACATCTGGCAGGCAGCAGTGCCGTTATCACGTCTCCAGAATTTCACAAAAGAAGCAAATCATTGTCGGGAACAGTTGGCGCGACTCAAGAAAGAACTTGAGCCGGATCACCAGCAGTTAGTGACGATGTGTACTGAATATGCAAATGCGATTGACTTCCGACGGGAGCAGGTTAGTCGGGAGCGAGAAACATTGCTGCAGAATGCAAAACGTCACAAGCTGCGAGCAGAACAACTGCAAAAGGAAGGGTCCGAATCAGGAGAACGGGCGGCAAGATCTGAAACGCTAGCCGCACAACTGAGCGAAAAGATTGAGGAGGCCGAGCGCGAACTTAAACGCCTTCGTGACGAATCAGTTCTTCACGACGGCGAGACTGTCGATTCCGCAAGTGGCCGAATCACGGAGTCGGTGAAAAACACGCGTAATGAAGTTGACGCCAAGAAAGCGACTATCGAAGACTTTGACTCTGACCGTCGACAACAGGAGGTCTATAAGCAGAAACGGGAGCACGATCGCGTTCGATTTGACAAAGCTCACGCGCTTCTGAAGGCTGACTTTACACGCGGTCTGGAAGCCAAGGCCAAGCTGGAAGCGGACGATGCTTTCTTGCGGCTGTTGCAGGCATCCTCTGTCAACGTGGATATTTCAGCAACAAAGGCAATCAGCAAAGCCGACGATGAGTTACCTCGCGTGCATCAAGCGATCCTTGACCTCGAAGTAGCCTCGGTAGAGGACAAGCGGAACATTTTTGGTCTGGATGACACGGGCTTTTTACCCGCCAGTCGTGATGTGCAGTCGCTCCTGGATCGTCTGAAGCAGACAGGAATCACTTGCTACTCAGGATGGCAGTACCTCGCGGTGAACTTTCCTGTCTCGTCCATTCGCGAACGCATCGCCGAGTTTCCCCACATCGCCAGCGGTATTGTCGTCGCTGACAAGGACTTTGAGCGCGTCGCCGAAATCAGCAACGCGAACGCCGCAGACTCTGGCTTACCGTGTCTGACGGCGCCAGTGGCCGTCGCTCCGGTTTCGACTCTTAAAGACGAAGGGCTGGCGAATTGGCGGGTATTCGGCCCACAGTCGGATGCCTACTTTAATCCGCAGTCAGCCGACAACGAACGAAAGCGGTTAAGTGAGATTGTCGATGCGCGTAACGATGAGATTGCCGAGAGTAAAAGATGGTACGACGACCTGAATAAGTTGGCAGGTCGTTTGCGCGATTTCCGGCAGCACTATCCTCGCGGTTGGTTCAACGAGATCGAGCAAAAGCTGAATGCACAACAGTCTCAGATTGATGATTGCACCACGGACATCGCGCGGGCGACTGAAAGTGTCGAGACGCTAACAATTCAGATACAAGACAACGAAGAGCGTCTTCAGACAGCTTTGGACGAAGTCGCGGCATACGAACGGCAGCTGTCGCGATGCGATCAGTATCAGAGCCAATACGGGTTGAAGCTCGGGCATTGGCGAGAAGATCTCGACTTACAGAAGAACCAGACACGGGAACATCGTGAACGAAGTCAAACGAAACTCGACCAATCGAAACTCGCCCGTGATCAGGCCGAGGCCGTACAAGAAGAAGCACACGTGAAGTCACTGGCTATTTCAAAGCTTGAAGAACAATTGCTTGATGCCAATTACGTAGATTCGGAGCGACGCGCAGCTGTCGCCGGCGATATAGAGCAGCTTAAGACGGACTTTGAGCAACTGCGCGCGGGATACGAGGGAAGACTCAACGAGCAGGGATTGTTGGCATTGGCGGAACGTGCCGACAAGGCAGCAGCGGCAGAAAACAAGGAGTTGGAACGAGTCCTCGGCAAGTTTGCTGAGATCAGCAAGACTGATGTATCTGAAGAATTGGCAAAGCGGCCGGCAGGTGTCTCCGTGGACGAGCAGAAGGAAAATGCGGAGCGCGCGTACGATGATTCGACACGACAGCTTGGTCCAATGAAACGCAAAGTTGACACTGCTTGCGAGAAACAGAAAGCGGCTCAGGACGAATTGGTCGAGCTTGAGAAGACTGGGCCGTTACCATCACTCTCACCCGAAGGAACAGATGATGAGATTCTTGTAAATTCCGAACGACTTCGCAAGGAGTCGGTAGAACAGTCGCGCTGGCTTGAAGCGTTGCGTGAGGAACTTGTGGCCATAGGTAGCACACTGCAGAATTTGGAACATCGCAACGAGTCACTTGGCAAGGACCTTACAAACATTCGCACGATTGCCGATGCACAGGCAACTGTGCTTGAACGTTTAACTGCTATCTTGCCAGACGGCGAACCTGACGCCCAACCAGTTTTATTGATCAAGGCGGATGAAGACGTTGCACGAATGTCAGGTGAAATCGCGTCCACTTTGCAAGAAGGGCGAGAGAAGTGTGAACATCTCGACCGGCAGCGTGAGGACATCGCCAAGAGGATTCATCGTGCCTCAAGTGAGTCGCGATTCGAGCAGATTCGCGATTCAGTCAGTGTTCGATTCAAGTCTCGTCACGCCAGCGCTCTCGAACAGAATGCCGACTCTGACATCGTGCAAATCGAGGAACGCATCTTTCATATCGAAGAAAACCTGAAGACGGCGGAGAAGCAGATGCAGATCGTCGTGGATGTCATCCTCGGCGCTGCCAACGAGGGGCTGGATTTGTTGGGGCGAGTCTCCCGAATGTCGAGGTTGCCCGATTCATTGCCTCAAGCCGGAAAACGCTTTATGGAGATCACTACGAAAGCATCGGACAACCCAGCAGAGCGGCGCGCGAAGATTCGCGACCTTGTTGACGAGTTGCTAGAACAGGGCGAAGTCGGCGAAGGGATTTCGTTGATTCAAAAGGCCGTTCGCCGAATCGGCTCTCCAATCCGAGTCAGGGTACTGCATCCGGACTTACACCAGAGTCGTCCGCGATTTGATATTCATGATCTTGGATTGTTCAGTGGCGGCGAAAAGCTGACCGTCGCAATCCTGCTTTACTGCACTCTGATCCGTCTGCGCCAGCAAGAGGGTTATGGTAAATCCAGCTCTAGTGTGTTGGTGCTGGACAATCCGATCGGGACGGCGTCACGAATCACGTTCCTCGACATGCAGCGAGAGGTTGCTCAGGCAATGAATGTGCAGCTAGTCTATGCCACGGCCGTGAAAGATCTAGATGCTGTCGGTTGTTTAGAGAACATCATTCGATTGCGGAACTCGCGGATCGATCGGCGCACCGGGAAGCGAATGGTCGAGGTCGACGCGAACGGCGATGGGGAAACAAGTACGCAAACCATTACTACCGCCCGAGTGTCATTCGATTCCCCGCCATCATCGCTGCCAAAGCATGAAGTGGAGACCGGGGACGAGTCCCTGGAGGACTGA
- a CDS encoding vWA domain-containing protein, producing the protein MKSNLEKYASGLLKIAVRRMAKSYPFHAHLLLPEKFVCVPEVETMGVTIRDARLQFWYSPEFVCRCHFDELIGVLHHEVNHLLFGHLLVQPDEFPDQSARVIAEEVSVNEWIVEPLPGNPIKLEQFPELPPLEDTATRYARLLENSPRSGRKPVRSAPKTVQTGRELVQSGQKTPSAKRKIESSDDKISLSPLDNHEIWENARQNPHLGKLVIANAVRQAREALSKRDWDDMSDCLRDQIEEILVGKTSMNKKESIRSRPGIVSWTHMLRQLIAKTMEYRPALHRAPRRFPHLVGIVPGKSQTIVRHKVMAVIDTSASMTFDLLEQIGGELCRLSRECDVTIVECDSEIRSVYHFRGELTEVHGRGGTDLRPPFEPALLAQVRPEVIVYFTDGEGIAPTKPPAIPTIWCLIGAIASPTTWGHQIYVEP; encoded by the coding sequence ATGAAGTCCAACCTGGAGAAATATGCAAGCGGCCTATTGAAAATCGCGGTCCGCAGGATGGCGAAGTCGTACCCATTCCATGCCCATCTGCTGTTGCCGGAGAAGTTCGTCTGTGTGCCAGAGGTTGAAACGATGGGCGTAACGATCCGCGACGCACGGCTTCAGTTCTGGTATTCCCCTGAGTTCGTTTGTCGCTGTCACTTTGACGAATTGATCGGTGTGCTGCACCACGAAGTCAACCATCTGCTTTTTGGTCATCTGCTTGTACAACCCGACGAGTTTCCTGATCAGTCAGCTCGCGTCATTGCGGAAGAAGTATCGGTCAACGAATGGATCGTTGAACCGCTGCCCGGCAACCCGATCAAGCTGGAACAGTTTCCTGAATTGCCGCCACTGGAAGACACCGCAACGCGATACGCCCGATTGCTGGAAAATTCTCCGCGTAGCGGACGAAAACCGGTACGCTCAGCACCGAAAACGGTACAAACCGGACGAGAATTGGTGCAATCGGGACAGAAAACCCCCAGTGCTAAACGGAAAATCGAGTCGTCCGATGACAAAATCAGTCTGTCGCCGCTCGACAATCACGAAATCTGGGAGAACGCACGCCAGAATCCCCACTTAGGAAAACTCGTGATTGCAAACGCCGTTCGTCAGGCAAGAGAAGCCTTAAGTAAGCGCGACTGGGACGACATGTCCGACTGTCTCCGCGACCAAATTGAGGAAATCCTTGTCGGCAAAACGTCAATGAATAAGAAAGAAAGTATCCGTTCGCGGCCTGGAATCGTCAGCTGGACTCACATGCTTCGGCAGTTGATCGCGAAGACCATGGAATATCGCCCCGCTCTGCATCGTGCGCCGCGACGATTTCCTCACTTGGTCGGCATCGTACCTGGTAAATCACAGACCATTGTCAGGCATAAGGTAATGGCGGTGATCGATACCAGTGCTTCGATGACCTTCGATCTTTTGGAGCAGATCGGCGGAGAGCTGTGTCGCCTTTCGCGGGAGTGCGACGTCACCATTGTCGAGTGTGACTCGGAGATACGATCGGTTTACCATTTCAGGGGTGAGTTGACCGAAGTCCACGGGCGCGGCGGCACGGATCTTCGGCCACCGTTCGAGCCGGCGCTACTTGCACAAGTTCGGCCCGAAGTGATCGTCTACTTCACTGACGGTGAGGGCATCGCACCGACAAAACCGCCGGCGATACCTACGATCTGGTGTTTGATTGGTGCAATCGCTTCACCGACGACTTGGGGGCACCAGATCTATGTCGAACCGTAG
- a CDS encoding RecB family exonuclease, whose product MIATLTRASPARDNNSGLLDYVSPTRLNTWVSCPLKFKLRYVDGIKEPTSPSLFLGKRVHAGLEFFYRQIQAGENVTSADVSQHISDSWDEAVTAEDMQFASFDDEAALKCQTIGLVGAYLDRHDSKEGFPIAVESPLECPLIEPHTGADLGTALFGFVDLILETPTGMTIVDFKTAARTSAPLEISHEVQLSCYAYAFRHVFGATEQELQIRSLIKTKTPKVETHRYPARGDAHFRRLFAVIRAYLDDLQSNRFVYRPGWTCSMCDYRETDCRQWQG is encoded by the coding sequence ATGATTGCCACACTGACCCGCGCCAGTCCCGCGCGCGATAACAATTCGGGACTTCTCGATTACGTATCGCCCACCAGACTGAACACCTGGGTGTCATGTCCGTTGAAGTTCAAGCTGCGTTATGTGGATGGCATCAAAGAGCCGACCTCACCGAGTCTATTTCTCGGCAAGCGCGTCCACGCTGGCTTGGAATTCTTCTATCGCCAAATTCAGGCTGGCGAGAACGTGACGTCTGCCGACGTCTCGCAGCACATTTCCGACTCGTGGGATGAAGCAGTCACTGCTGAAGATATGCAGTTCGCTTCGTTCGACGACGAAGCGGCACTGAAGTGTCAAACGATCGGATTGGTCGGAGCCTATCTCGATAGACATGATAGCAAAGAGGGCTTCCCAATCGCCGTCGAAAGTCCGCTGGAGTGCCCGCTGATCGAGCCTCACACCGGGGCCGACTTGGGCACGGCGTTGTTTGGATTCGTCGATCTGATCCTTGAAACGCCCACCGGGATGACGATCGTTGATTTCAAGACGGCAGCGCGTACGAGCGCGCCGCTTGAGATTTCTCACGAAGTTCAGTTGTCCTGCTACGCCTACGCCTTCCGGCACGTGTTCGGTGCGACCGAGCAAGAACTGCAAATCCGCAGCCTCATCAAGACGAAGACCCCGAAGGTTGAAACACACCGTTATCCCGCCCGCGGCGACGCGCACTTTCGGCGACTGTTCGCCGTGATCCGCGCCTACCTCGATGATCTACAGTCCAATCGGTTCGTGTATCGGCCTGGTTGGACTTGTTCGATGTGCGACTACCGCGAAACCGATTGTCGCCAGTGGCAGGGTTAA
- a CDS encoding AAA family ATPase has product MGRPEKRFHEFIGQRRVVEHLRRLIGGAKQCADPCTSLLLIGAAGFGKTSIAKAVAAEYGSNFRCVLASGDTKPAEICAVLRDVRHGDVVLLDEAHALSRDAQQILYVALDEWRVPVETKRGISRSENESIAQFTLILATNEPGGVKQALRSRLTRIEFDPYTPAELKAIAEHVAQQSEASVTPQAANLLAQVAQGSPRVIVRRVQNLKHYWPDGRSITKDHVRNFLTSEGVDDHGFTPHQRMYLRYLAALPDCECNVERLAIKLGCDTANIRQEVEPYLIEQGLVDPTSRQGRGLKEAGAALISSLREPGHAESEA; this is encoded by the coding sequence ATGGGAAGGCCGGAGAAGCGGTTTCACGAGTTTATTGGCCAGCGGCGAGTCGTCGAGCATCTGCGGCGGCTGATCGGTGGTGCTAAACAGTGTGCCGACCCATGCACCTCGCTGCTGCTGATCGGGGCAGCGGGTTTTGGCAAAACGTCGATTGCCAAGGCTGTCGCCGCGGAATACGGAAGCAACTTCCGCTGTGTGCTGGCCAGCGGCGATACGAAGCCCGCTGAGATCTGTGCCGTGTTGCGCGATGTTCGTCACGGCGATGTCGTACTTCTCGATGAAGCCCATGCGCTTTCACGAGACGCCCAGCAGATTCTCTACGTCGCGCTGGACGAATGGCGCGTGCCTGTCGAGACCAAGCGTGGCATTAGCCGCTCAGAGAACGAAAGCATCGCCCAATTCACGCTCATCTTGGCGACCAACGAACCGGGCGGAGTAAAACAGGCACTGCGGAGCCGATTGACTCGGATAGAATTTGATCCCTACACGCCCGCAGAATTGAAGGCAATCGCTGAGCATGTCGCTCAACAGAGTGAAGCCAGTGTGACACCTCAGGCCGCCAATCTCTTGGCACAAGTCGCGCAGGGATCGCCCCGTGTGATTGTCCGTCGAGTGCAGAACCTCAAACACTACTGGCCGGACGGCCGTTCGATCACCAAAGATCATGTTCGGAATTTTCTGACGAGCGAAGGCGTTGACGATCACGGATTCACGCCCCATCAGCGGATGTACCTGCGGTACCTGGCCGCCCTGCCGGACTGCGAGTGCAACGTCGAGCGACTCGCCATCAAACTCGGCTGCGACACGGCCAACATCCGGCAGGAAGTCGAACCCTATCTGATTGAGCAGGGGCTCGTCGACCCAACATCGCGACAAGGGCGCGGTCTCAAGGAGGCTGGTGCTGCACTCATCAGCAGCCTTCGAGAGCCAGGCCATGCGGAATCGGAGGCGTGA
- a CDS encoding NfeD family protein codes for MRSALVTLSLIALCFTEADTARAQTSANAARSVVVRVRLDNEAITPVVAHFIERALREAEEANAQCLVIELDTPGGLLDSTQRIVKDIVGSPVPVVVYVSPSTARAASAGVFITLASHVAAMAPGTRIGAAHPVEMGGLPITPPNPMPQPSEKEDEGASKTVPAASPMEEKIVNDTKAWARGLAKLRNRNAEWAERAVEKSESIIASEAAEQQVVDLIAADLASLLKQIDGREITLRAGTAHEHTVQLRTTDAEIVTVEQWWGEKLLGVISNPNVALLLMMFGVYGILHELFSPGWGVSGTLGVISLVLAFFGLSVLPINYAGLALIVVALALFAAEPFFASHGILAVGGIVCLILGGTMLVDSPTGFMRVSLSVLIPIAVATALVVGFLVSRIIQAQRSRVQTGSESMQGLAAEASDKFQAEGDHFRGRVGVRGEWWNARSAFPVAAGETVRIDECQGLTLLVSANGSPPATSNITPEESPST; via the coding sequence ATGCGTTCGGCGCTGGTAACACTCAGTCTCATTGCCCTGTGTTTTACGGAAGCCGATACGGCGCGGGCGCAGACTTCCGCAAACGCCGCCCGTTCGGTGGTTGTTCGTGTCCGTTTGGACAATGAAGCCATCACGCCGGTTGTTGCCCATTTCATTGAAAGGGCCTTACGCGAAGCGGAAGAGGCGAACGCACAGTGTCTCGTGATCGAGCTCGACACACCCGGTGGATTGCTTGATTCCACGCAGCGGATCGTCAAGGACATCGTCGGCAGTCCCGTGCCCGTTGTTGTTTACGTCTCGCCCTCCACGGCTCGGGCGGCTTCGGCTGGAGTGTTTATCACTCTGGCCAGTCACGTGGCGGCGATGGCTCCCGGCACGCGAATTGGCGCGGCACACCCTGTCGAGATGGGTGGTTTGCCCATCACGCCGCCAAATCCCATGCCGCAGCCGAGTGAAAAAGAGGACGAAGGCGCCTCCAAGACGGTTCCGGCTGCGTCGCCTATGGAGGAGAAGATCGTCAACGACACCAAAGCCTGGGCCCGCGGGCTAGCGAAGTTGCGGAATCGGAACGCCGAGTGGGCTGAGCGGGCCGTCGAGAAGAGCGAGTCGATCATTGCTTCCGAGGCGGCGGAGCAGCAAGTCGTGGATCTGATCGCTGCCGATCTCGCGAGCCTGCTGAAACAGATCGACGGCCGCGAGATCACGCTGCGGGCTGGTACGGCTCACGAGCACACCGTGCAACTTCGCACAACGGACGCCGAGATTGTCACGGTTGAACAGTGGTGGGGCGAGAAGCTACTTGGCGTCATCTCCAATCCCAATGTTGCCTTGCTGCTCATGATGTTTGGCGTTTATGGCATCTTGCACGAACTGTTCAGTCCCGGTTGGGGCGTTTCCGGGACACTGGGAGTGATCAGCCTGGTCTTGGCGTTCTTTGGCCTGTCTGTTTTGCCGATCAACTACGCCGGTTTGGCCTTGATCGTCGTGGCGCTGGCTCTTTTCGCCGCGGAACCATTCTTTGCCAGTCACGGCATTCTTGCCGTTGGTGGCATCGTCTGCCTGATTTTGGGCGGAACCATGTTGGTCGATTCGCCGACAGGCTTCATGAGGGTTTCACTGTCGGTCCTGATTCCGATTGCGGTGGCCACGGCGCTGGTCGTGGGGTTCCTGGTCAGCCGGATCATTCAGGCCCAGCGCAGCCGCGTACAGACCGGCAGCGAGAGCATGCAGGGTTTGGCAGCAGAGGCGAGCGACAAGTTTCAAGCCGAGGGGGACCACTTTCGTGGACGGGTGGGGGTGCGCGGAGAATGGTGGAACGCCCGAAGCGCTTTCCCTGTTGCAGCTGGCGAGACCGTCCGCATCGATGAGTGCCAAGGGTTGACGTTGCTCGTGAGCGCAAACGGCAGCCCGCCGGCCACCTCGAACATTACACCGGAAGAATCACCATCCACTTAA